In a single window of the Williamwhitmania sp. genome:
- a CDS encoding metalloregulator ArsR/SmtB family transcription factor: MTNNKAEEFSLEQQELALIGKVLAHPARIAIIELLAQKKEIRTGNISDYLPLGRTTVSQHLKELKEMGIIRGTIDGLKVHYCLDVERLAAMQRRLDDFFGSAQSDFICSCD, encoded by the coding sequence GTGACAAACAACAAAGCGGAAGAGTTTAGCCTTGAGCAGCAGGAGCTGGCGTTAATAGGAAAGGTGCTGGCGCATCCGGCACGGATAGCCATAATTGAACTTCTTGCCCAAAAAAAGGAGATACGAACGGGCAACATATCCGATTACCTGCCGCTGGGTAGAACAACGGTGTCGCAGCACCTAAAGGAACTCAAGGAGATGGGAATTATTCGGGGAACCATTGATGGACTTAAGGTTCACTACTGCCTCGATGTGGAGCGACTTGCGGCTATGCAGCGCAGGCTGGACGATTTCTTTGGTTCTGCCCAGAGCGATTTCATCTGCTCGTGCGATTAA